In Streptomyces violaceusniger Tu 4113, one DNA window encodes the following:
- a CDS encoding cytochrome P450, with amino-acid sequence MTETLAETTAEAEEPLPEFPMPRATGCPFAPPPTAQALHTERPVARVRLWDGSAPWLVTRYADQRALLGDPRVSSEATRPGFPHASAGFRENAGRRRSFITMDDPEHARIRRMVTAPFAIKRVEAMRPEIQRITDDLIDSMLAGPTPVDLVQAFALPLPSLVICKLLGVPYADHDFFQRNSSLMINRNSTAEEVVGANEALTDYLDDLVAAKLAAPADDMLSELAARVRAGELTQREAANMGVLLLIAGHETTANMIALGTAALLENPDQLAVLRETDDPKAVARAVEELLRYLSIVHNGRRRVAREDIEIGGETIRAGDGIIVYTGTGNWDAEVFPEPERLDIGRDARRHMAFGFGVHQCLGQPLARMELQVVYGTLYRRIPTLRLATGVDQLPFKDDGLVYGVYELPVTWAS; translated from the coding sequence ATGACCGAGACGCTGGCAGAGACCACGGCCGAGGCGGAAGAGCCGCTTCCGGAGTTCCCGATGCCGCGGGCGACCGGCTGCCCCTTCGCCCCGCCCCCGACCGCACAGGCCCTGCACACCGAACGGCCGGTCGCCCGGGTGCGGTTGTGGGACGGCAGCGCCCCCTGGCTGGTGACCCGGTACGCCGACCAGCGCGCCCTGCTCGGCGACCCGCGGGTCAGCTCCGAGGCCACCCGGCCCGGCTTTCCGCATGCGAGCGCCGGCTTCCGCGAGAACGCCGGGCGGCGGCGCTCCTTCATCACCATGGACGACCCCGAGCACGCCCGGATCCGCCGGATGGTCACCGCACCGTTCGCCATCAAGCGGGTCGAGGCGATGCGGCCCGAGATCCAGCGGATCACCGACGATCTGATCGACTCCATGCTGGCCGGGCCGACCCCGGTCGACCTGGTGCAGGCGTTCGCGCTGCCGCTGCCGTCGCTGGTGATCTGCAAGCTGCTCGGAGTGCCGTACGCGGACCACGACTTCTTCCAGCGCAACAGCTCGCTCATGATCAACCGTAACTCCACGGCCGAGGAGGTCGTCGGTGCCAACGAGGCGCTGACCGACTATCTGGACGACCTGGTCGCCGCCAAACTCGCCGCCCCCGCCGACGACATGCTCTCCGAGCTGGCCGCCCGGGTCAGGGCCGGTGAGCTGACCCAGCGCGAGGCCGCCAACATGGGCGTGCTGCTGCTGATCGCCGGTCACGAGACCACCGCCAACATGATCGCCCTCGGCACCGCCGCCCTGCTGGAGAACCCCGACCAGCTCGCCGTCCTGCGGGAGACCGACGACCCGAAGGCGGTCGCCAGGGCCGTCGAGGAACTCCTGCGCTATCTGTCCATCGTGCACAACGGCCGGCGCCGGGTCGCACGGGAGGACATCGAGATCGGCGGCGAGACCATCCGCGCCGGGGACGGGATCATCGTCTACACCGGCACCGGCAACTGGGACGCGGAGGTCTTCCCCGAGCCCGAGCGGCTGGACATCGGCCGCGACGCCCGCCGCCACATGGCGTTCGGCTTCGGCGTCCACCAGTGCCTGGGCCAGCCGCTGGCCCGGATGGAGCTGCAGGTGGTCTACGGCACGCTCTACCGCCGTATACCCACTCTGCGACTGGCGACCGGGGTCGACCAACTACCGTTCAAAGACGACGGTTTGGTCTACGGCGTCTACGAACTGCCCGTCACCTGGGCGTCTTGA
- a CDS encoding NAD-dependent epimerase/dehydratase family protein produces MADHVVIGAGSIGSNVARLLAERGESVRIVTRSGSGPEHPLIVRVAADASDPARLTELSRGAKVIYHCANPPSYTMWERLLPPLQTAAIAAAKANDAVLALTGSLYAYGRQPGGRMNEHTPMAATGRKGRLRKRMWEQALAAGIRTVEVRGADYIGKDATGIYSIFIEPALQKGRAAWITGHLDMPHTFTFNGDMARALVALAQDERAWGRAWHVPSPPALSIRELARRCTEAAGRPPAKLIQMPRFVMRTAGLVVPIAREVAEMDYQWYAPFYMDATETADTFGLSATDLDTVIRDQVGAIRD; encoded by the coding sequence ATGGCCGATCATGTTGTCATCGGCGCCGGCTCGATCGGTTCGAACGTCGCCCGCCTGCTCGCCGAGCGCGGCGAGAGCGTTCGCATCGTCACGCGCAGTGGCTCAGGCCCTGAGCACCCGCTGATCGTGCGGGTCGCCGCGGACGCCTCCGACCCGGCCCGCCTGACCGAGCTGTCCCGCGGCGCAAAGGTGATCTACCACTGTGCCAATCCGCCCTCGTACACCATGTGGGAACGCCTGTTGCCGCCGTTGCAGACGGCGGCGATCGCCGCCGCCAAGGCGAATGACGCCGTCCTGGCGCTCACCGGCAGCCTCTACGCCTACGGCCGGCAGCCCGGCGGCCGGATGAACGAGCACACCCCCATGGCCGCCACCGGGCGCAAGGGCCGCCTGCGTAAACGGATGTGGGAACAGGCCCTCGCCGCCGGTATCCGTACCGTCGAAGTCCGCGGCGCCGACTACATCGGTAAGGACGCGACAGGCATCTACTCCATTTTCATCGAGCCGGCTCTGCAGAAGGGCCGCGCTGCCTGGATCACCGGCCACCTGGACATGCCGCACACCTTCACCTTCAACGGCGACATGGCGCGGGCCCTGGTGGCGCTCGCCCAGGATGAACGCGCGTGGGGCCGGGCCTGGCACGTTCCGTCCCCGCCCGCCCTCTCCATTCGCGAGCTGGCCCGGCGTTGCACCGAGGCTGCGGGCCGGCCACCGGCCAAGCTGATCCAGATGCCGCGCTTCGTGATGCGTACAGCGGGGCTGGTCGTGCCGATCGCCCGGGAGGTGGCCGAGATGGACTACCAGTGGTACGCGCCGTTCTACATGGATGCGACGGAGACGGCTGATACCTTCGGCCTTTCCGCCACCGACCTTGACACCGTCATCCGCGACCAGGTCGGCGCGATCAGAGATTGA
- a CDS encoding acyltransferase, with the protein MGLHPTYLFFRETLDGEALRASLSRTLRNFPMVSGRMKKDPDGRLSVLCDDSGVRFIETYVSQPMPDHGPHHTAKKGINRYLSQINPLQVVDGDTPLFTVKLTHMKGGGSVLGVTMNHAVADGSAYMRFMESWSKEHRGLGYPTPGHDRGIIDALAAPVADDARPDNDHFTVTKRGRKSAYVARILLSAVAKVTTMVTTRFTAAELAAMKDAAMADLAGTERWVSTNDALTAHLWKVLGALRDRPDASEEKLGLLADFRAFGGGAVPDGYWGNTVTNTRPGMTAAELRSRPVGEVATAVRAGYAENTEEKIRQETAFLRAEYEAGRLKRVLPTMTLDKSENTIVINKLVETPLLRPRLRSGHALLVRRPGASHSLDRTHSADSGGRARWPRCAYGSAPHIGPDPSGTVLDRPVPLLRGFRRGIRADCRIAQSRRVTKPKAEETESRGKRKTLGRGGRTPPRPGWAPPCPACPPALSGSHRSRSGPRAPERSVHVVSWRVRECQRQTSARPWQRAAHPRRRR; encoded by the coding sequence ATTGGTCTACACCCCACGTACCTTTTCTTCCGCGAGACGCTCGACGGCGAAGCGCTTCGCGCCTCCCTCAGCAGAACACTGCGCAACTTCCCGATGGTTTCAGGCCGCATGAAGAAGGATCCCGACGGCCGCCTCAGCGTGCTCTGCGACGACAGCGGTGTGCGCTTCATCGAGACTTACGTATCCCAGCCCATGCCGGATCACGGGCCCCACCACACGGCGAAAAAGGGCATCAATCGCTATCTGAGTCAGATCAACCCGCTCCAGGTGGTCGACGGCGACACACCGCTATTCACGGTGAAGCTCACCCATATGAAAGGCGGCGGCTCCGTTCTCGGTGTCACCATGAACCACGCCGTGGCCGATGGATCCGCCTATATGCGGTTCATGGAGAGCTGGTCGAAGGAGCATCGAGGGCTCGGGTACCCCACACCCGGCCACGACCGCGGCATCATCGACGCCCTCGCGGCGCCGGTCGCGGATGACGCCCGGCCGGACAACGACCACTTCACGGTCACCAAGCGCGGCCGGAAGTCCGCCTATGTGGCCCGTATCCTGCTGAGCGCCGTCGCCAAGGTGACGACGATGGTGACCACCCGCTTCACCGCCGCCGAACTGGCCGCCATGAAGGACGCCGCGATGGCCGACCTCGCGGGCACGGAGCGATGGGTGTCGACCAATGACGCGCTGACCGCCCATCTGTGGAAAGTCCTCGGCGCATTGCGGGACCGCCCCGACGCGAGCGAGGAAAAGCTGGGCCTCCTCGCCGACTTCCGTGCTTTCGGCGGCGGGGCCGTACCGGACGGCTACTGGGGCAACACCGTCACCAACACCCGGCCCGGGATGACCGCGGCCGAACTGCGCTCCCGCCCTGTCGGCGAGGTCGCCACGGCGGTCCGCGCGGGCTATGCCGAGAACACGGAGGAGAAAATCCGCCAGGAAACGGCGTTCCTCCGTGCCGAATACGAGGCGGGCCGCCTCAAGCGCGTCCTGCCCACCATGACGCTCGACAAGTCCGAGAACACCATCGTGATCAACAAACTGGTCGAAACTCCCCTTCTACGACCTCGACTTCGGAGCGGGCACGCCCTTCTGGTACGACGTCCCGGCGCTTCCCACTCCCTGGACCGTACTCATAGCGCCGACTCCGGCGGACGAGCCCGGTGGCCGCGATGTGCATATGGCAGTGCCCCGCACATTGGTCCAGACCCTTCAGGAACAGTCCTGGACCGACCGGTTCCACTGTTACGCGGATTCCGGCGAGGCATCCGCGCTGACTGTCGGATCGCCCAAAGCCGGCGGGTGACAAAACCGAAAGCCGAGGAAACCGAAAGCCGAGGAAAGCGGAAGACCCTGGGCCGTGGGGGCCGAACGCCCCCACGGCCCGGATGGGCCCCGCCCTGTCCGGCCTGTCCGCCCGCCCTGTCCGGATCTCATCGGTCCCGGTCAGGGCCCCGTGCCCCGGAACGGTCGGTTCACGTAGTGTCATGGCGTGTACGGGAGTGTCAGCGACAAACCAGCGCCCGCCCGTGGCAGCGGGCAGCACATCCTCGTCGTCGACGATGA
- a CDS encoding phosphatase PAP2 family protein: MSRSTAFTTWRRPRVLLYAAASVVALGFFITLEITARRYGLPGPVTNQVQEVVLPPKSGFLLYAGMALMMVVLTWRQRFIAVGTAIGIDIVFFLVRWAVGAKVTDGHPFGNGALWVMLGCVVIALTRRTGRERALLLKGVGLGLVLVAGRKTGDTWLLITSRTRPMVLDQYVATADHALGNPSWLVGRIVKATGPIGAHVLDYVYIQLAVAAVVVTMYQLRHVAAERRFPRHHLVRTFLVIGLVGPAVYMIFPVVGPVFAYGADGGHWALANMWPNTLPPINPPHPMPFDEITPRNCMPSLHTAWATAIFIHSRQGPRLLRFAGTFWLIATLGATLGFGYHYGVDLIAGVVFTLTIETALRALARGWDRSGIQLVAHGTTVFAALLVSYRFLPMEMAGHPWLFGPLLLLAMGSVIHGYVRTTRLWEPKAAPALQPEPQPELV, from the coding sequence ATGAGCCGCAGTACCGCGTTCACCACGTGGCGTCGACCACGGGTGCTGCTGTACGCCGCGGCGAGTGTGGTGGCCCTCGGATTCTTCATCACGCTGGAGATCACCGCGCGCCGCTACGGTCTGCCGGGGCCGGTCACCAATCAGGTGCAAGAGGTGGTATTGCCCCCCAAGTCGGGCTTCCTGTTGTACGCCGGTATGGCCTTGATGATGGTGGTGCTCACCTGGCGGCAACGGTTCATCGCGGTCGGCACCGCGATCGGCATCGACATCGTCTTCTTCCTGGTGCGGTGGGCGGTCGGCGCGAAGGTGACCGACGGCCACCCCTTCGGCAACGGCGCGTTGTGGGTGATGTTGGGCTGTGTGGTCATCGCGCTCACCCGCCGCACCGGCCGGGAACGTGCCCTGCTGCTCAAGGGCGTCGGGCTGGGCCTGGTGCTGGTGGCCGGCCGTAAGACGGGCGATACCTGGCTGCTCATCACGTCCAGGACCCGCCCGATGGTGCTCGACCAGTACGTGGCCACCGCCGATCACGCGCTGGGCAACCCTTCGTGGCTGGTCGGCCGGATCGTCAAGGCCACCGGCCCTATCGGCGCCCATGTCCTCGACTACGTCTACATCCAGCTTGCCGTGGCCGCGGTCGTCGTCACGATGTACCAGCTACGTCATGTGGCGGCCGAGCGCCGCTTCCCGCGCCACCATCTGGTGCGCACCTTCCTGGTCATCGGCCTCGTCGGGCCGGCCGTCTACATGATCTTCCCGGTGGTCGGGCCGGTCTTCGCCTACGGCGCCGACGGCGGGCACTGGGCGCTGGCCAACATGTGGCCGAACACCCTGCCACCGATCAACCCCCCGCACCCGATGCCCTTCGACGAGATCACCCCGCGCAACTGCATGCCCAGCCTGCACACGGCCTGGGCCACCGCGATCTTCATCCATTCCCGCCAGGGCCCACGTCTGCTGCGCTTCGCCGGCACGTTCTGGCTGATCGCGACGCTCGGCGCGACGCTGGGATTCGGCTACCACTACGGCGTGGATCTCATCGCGGGCGTGGTGTTCACCCTCACGATCGAGACCGCGCTGCGCGCGCTCGCACGCGGCTGGGACCGGTCGGGGATCCAACTGGTCGCCCACGGCACGACGGTCTTCGCCGCGCTCCTGGTGTCCTATCGCTTTCTGCCGATGGAGATGGCCGGACATCCGTGGCTGTTCGGACCGCTTCTCCTGCTGGCCATGGGGTCAGTGATCCACGGCTACGTACGGACCACCAGGCTGTGGGAACCGAAGGCCGCACCCGCGCTGCAACCGGAACCGCAGCCCGAGCTGGTGTGA
- a CDS encoding exo-alpha-sialidase — protein MSHRTAPRTARHHARKVAAVAVAAVAAFGLSACQDGDSSGDTKAASSDSGSPDASAKSGAGDAESLRKTAPTPLRDGGALYPRAIRLQHSGEDNGRVLASTVVHDGGNGIGAVQESTDGGAGFSQVGTVTDPKSAAGRGLCCATLYELPQQVGDMPAGTLLWAASFGQDAPGRRMTIEVFKSTDVGRKWSHLSTVATAEDTKGLWEPEFSIDAEGNLVCHYSDETDPRHSQKLVAVRSRDGVSWSGLHDTVAGTPASDRPGMAVVRKLPTGTYVMTYEICSQDPKFSCVVHYRTSPDGWDWGDPTNLGIRPETADGKYFKHAPNLAWAPEAGNPQGKLLLIGQAMYNADGSRAEGSGRTIWTNSKGGDGAWREIPAPVTVKSDKLDSCPNYSSSLLPSSDGREVLEIATDYDGGVCRPYHATNGT, from the coding sequence ATGTCCCACCGCACCGCACCTCGCACCGCACGTCATCACGCTCGTAAAGTCGCCGCCGTCGCGGTGGCCGCCGTCGCCGCGTTCGGGCTGAGCGCCTGCCAGGACGGTGACTCCAGCGGTGACACCAAGGCCGCGTCCTCGGACAGCGGCTCCCCCGACGCCTCCGCGAAGAGCGGGGCGGGCGACGCGGAGTCCTTGCGCAAGACCGCCCCCACTCCGCTGCGCGACGGCGGGGCCCTCTACCCCCGGGCGATCCGCTTGCAGCACAGCGGCGAGGACAACGGACGCGTGCTCGCCTCGACCGTCGTCCACGACGGCGGCAACGGCATCGGCGCCGTCCAGGAGAGCACCGACGGCGGAGCCGGCTTCAGTCAGGTGGGCACCGTGACCGACCCCAAGTCCGCCGCCGGCCGGGGGCTGTGCTGCGCGACCCTCTACGAGCTGCCGCAACAGGTCGGCGACATGCCGGCCGGCACGCTGCTGTGGGCCGCCTCCTTCGGCCAGGACGCGCCCGGCCGCCGGATGACGATCGAGGTGTTCAAGAGCACCGACGTGGGCCGGAAGTGGTCCCATCTGTCCACGGTCGCGACCGCCGAGGACACCAAGGGGCTGTGGGAGCCGGAGTTCTCCATCGACGCGGAGGGGAACCTGGTCTGCCACTACTCCGACGAGACCGATCCGCGCCACAGCCAGAAGCTCGTCGCCGTACGCTCGCGGGACGGCGTTTCATGGAGCGGCCTCCACGACACCGTCGCCGGCACCCCGGCCTCCGACCGCCCCGGGATGGCGGTCGTACGGAAGCTGCCGACCGGCACGTACGTCATGACGTACGAGATCTGCTCCCAGGACCCCAAGTTCTCCTGCGTCGTGCACTACCGCACCTCTCCCGACGGATGGGACTGGGGCGACCCCACCAACCTCGGCATCCGGCCCGAGACGGCCGACGGCAAGTACTTCAAGCACGCGCCGAACCTGGCCTGGGCACCGGAGGCGGGGAATCCGCAGGGCAAGCTGCTGCTGATCGGACAGGCGATGTACAACGCGGACGGCAGCAGGGCCGAGGGCAGCGGCCGCACGATCTGGACCAACAGCAAGGGCGGCGACGGCGCCTGGCGCGAGATCCCGGCCCCCGTCACCGTGAAATCCGACAAGCTCGACTCCTGCCCCAACTACAGCTCCAGCCTGCTGCCCTCGTCCGACGGGCGCGAGGTACTGGAGATCGCGACCGACTACGACGGCGGAGTGTGCCGGCCGTACCACGCCACGAATGGCACATGA
- a CDS encoding ferredoxin, giving the protein MRVEVDVPKCVASGQCVMIAPDVFDQREEDGIVILLDEQPAPELHADVRESAVVCPAAAIRVVEQ; this is encoded by the coding sequence ATGCGTGTGGAAGTCGATGTTCCCAAGTGTGTGGCGTCGGGTCAGTGCGTGATGATCGCACCCGATGTGTTCGACCAGCGGGAGGAGGACGGCATCGTGATCCTGCTGGACGAGCAGCCCGCGCCCGAACTCCACGCCGATGTGCGTGAGTCCGCGGTGGTCTGCCCGGCGGCGGCGATACGGGTGGTCGAGCAGTGA
- a CDS encoding NAD(P)/FAD-dependent oxidoreductase, with protein MKHVVVVGGSAAGLAAAETLRREGYEGTITLIGDEPYHPYDRPPLSKQILGGQWEPDRVPLRAPADLDALGLDLRLGVAATGLDLAGRTVALADGERVPYEGLVIATGVRPRRLPGDGEGDGDGDGNGNPGDRGDRGKRAHVLRTLDDALALRDRLGPGRRLAVVGAGFLGAEAAAVARGLGTEVTLLEPVPVPLAPAVGERVGRVLAQAHHDHGVDLRTGVMVAEVADGGVRLADGTLVEADEVLVAIGSVPNTGWLEGSGLTLGDGLECDEYSAAAPDVYGAGDVARWHNPLFGTAMRIEHRTNATEQGMAVARNLLRPDERRPFAPVPYFWSDQYDLRIQAHGHLRGHEEVAIVEGALEERKFLAVYRSGDRVAGVLAVGMPPKAIRTWRQAVATRAAWRDAVGELVPEGA; from the coding sequence GTGAAGCACGTGGTGGTGGTCGGTGGATCCGCCGCCGGTCTGGCGGCGGCGGAGACGCTGCGCCGGGAGGGGTACGAGGGCACGATCACGCTCATCGGCGATGAGCCGTACCACCCGTACGACCGGCCACCGCTGTCCAAGCAGATCCTCGGCGGGCAGTGGGAGCCCGACCGGGTGCCGCTGCGCGCGCCCGCCGATCTGGACGCGCTCGGCCTCGATCTGCGCCTCGGGGTCGCCGCGACCGGCCTCGACCTCGCGGGCCGTACGGTCGCGCTGGCCGACGGGGAGCGGGTGCCGTACGAGGGCCTGGTCATCGCCACCGGCGTCCGCCCCCGCCGACTGCCCGGCGACGGGGAAGGCGACGGCGACGGCGACGGCAACGGCAACCCCGGTGACCGTGGTGACCGTGGGAAGCGCGCGCATGTGCTGCGCACCCTGGACGACGCCCTGGCCCTGCGGGACCGGCTGGGCCCGGGGCGGCGGCTGGCGGTGGTCGGCGCCGGGTTCCTCGGCGCCGAGGCGGCCGCCGTCGCCCGGGGGCTCGGTACGGAGGTGACCCTGCTGGAACCGGTGCCGGTGCCACTGGCCCCGGCGGTCGGCGAACGGGTCGGCCGGGTGCTCGCCCAGGCCCACCACGACCACGGCGTCGATCTGCGCACCGGCGTCATGGTGGCCGAGGTGGCCGACGGCGGGGTGCGGCTGGCGGACGGCACGCTGGTCGAGGCCGATGAGGTACTGGTCGCGATCGGCTCGGTGCCCAACACCGGCTGGCTGGAGGGCAGTGGCCTCACCCTGGGCGACGGCCTGGAGTGCGATGAGTACAGCGCCGCCGCGCCGGATGTGTACGGCGCGGGGGATGTGGCCCGCTGGCACAACCCGCTGTTCGGCACGGCGATGCGGATCGAGCACCGGACCAACGCCACCGAACAGGGCATGGCCGTGGCCCGCAACCTCCTCCGCCCGGACGAGCGGCGGCCGTTCGCCCCGGTGCCGTACTTCTGGTCGGACCAGTACGACCTCCGGATCCAGGCCCACGGCCACCTGCGCGGCCACGAAGAGGTCGCGATCGTGGAGGGCGCCCTGGAGGAACGGAAGTTCCTGGCCGTCTACCGCTCCGGGGACCGGGTGGCCGGTGTACTGGCCGTCGGCATGCCCCCGAAGGCGATCCGCACCTGGCGACAGGCGGTCGCGACACGGGCCGCGTGGCGGGACGCGGTGGGAGAGCTGGTGCCGGAGGGGGCGTAG
- a CDS encoding sensor histidine kinase, translating into MDEHCGDGRRHGEDAYERQQRLEVLLHELRTSLTTIRGWAELPLQGLSDDPELMVRALRRIQDEADHMHQAVQQVFPRADVSWVRPLDAEPVDLRDVADEAVADLGLLDPERPIARENSGRATLVADNRMLRHAIRNLLGNALRHTPAGSPVTVAVRGPVAGSGGQPHVELSVSDQGPGMSPHDIARLTAPRSADGRIELGGGLGLSIVRRVVERHGGEVSVRSAPDRGTTVTVTLPTVSVSSGN; encoded by the coding sequence ATGGATGAGCACTGCGGGGACGGCCGGCGCCATGGCGAGGACGCGTACGAGCGCCAGCAGCGGCTGGAGGTCCTGCTGCATGAGCTGCGCACCTCCTTGACCACCATCCGCGGCTGGGCCGAACTCCCGCTGCAGGGGCTCAGCGACGACCCCGAGCTGATGGTGCGCGCCCTGCGCCGGATCCAGGACGAGGCCGACCATATGCACCAGGCGGTCCAGCAGGTGTTTCCGCGTGCGGACGTCTCCTGGGTACGGCCGCTGGACGCGGAGCCGGTGGATCTGCGGGACGTGGCCGACGAGGCGGTGGCGGATCTGGGGCTGCTCGACCCCGAACGCCCCATCGCCCGCGAGAACTCCGGCCGGGCGACCCTCGTCGCCGACAACCGCATGCTGCGGCACGCCATCCGCAATCTGCTGGGCAACGCGCTGCGGCACACCCCCGCCGGGTCCCCGGTGACCGTGGCGGTGCGCGGCCCGGTGGCCGGGTCCGGTGGGCAGCCGCACGTCGAGCTGTCGGTCAGCGACCAGGGGCCGGGCATGAGCCCGCACGACATCGCCCGGCTCACCGCCCCCCGCTCCGCGGACGGCCGGATCGAGCTGGGCGGCGGCCTCGGCCTCTCCATCGTGCGGCGGGTGGTCGAGCGGCACGGCGGCGAGGTGAGCGTGCGCAGCGCACCGGACCGCGGCACCACGGTCACTGTGACCTTGCCCACAGTCAGCGTTTCGTCAGGAAACTGA
- a CDS encoding Dabb family protein: protein MLYHINRATMKATATPEQIEAALESWREQGRSNPAIKSFIVGRDHGGDYEYSAVFVVEDLDGLFAYLTHPTTYQTDHLGLNLVERLEIFDVSDDDDPELDAKIQELHRRRNELAPEVAGMLADVPAYSGSGVND from the coding sequence ATGCTTTACCACATCAACCGGGCCACGATGAAGGCCACCGCGACGCCCGAGCAGATCGAGGCAGCGCTGGAGAGCTGGCGCGAGCAGGGCCGCTCGAATCCCGCGATCAAGTCCTTCATCGTCGGCCGCGACCACGGCGGCGACTACGAGTACAGCGCGGTGTTCGTCGTCGAGGACCTCGACGGACTCTTCGCGTATCTCACTCACCCGACCACCTACCAGACCGACCACCTCGGCCTGAACCTGGTCGAGCGACTCGAAATTTTCGACGTCAGCGACGACGACGATCCCGAGCTGGACGCGAAGATCCAGGAACTGCACCGGCGCCGCAACGAACTCGCCCCTGAGGTCGCGGGAATGCTCGCCGACGTGCCCGCCTACTCCGGCTCCGGCGTGAATGACTGA
- a CDS encoding response regulator transcription factor, with translation MYGSVSDKPAPARGSGQHILVVDDESRIAELLSTTLELAGYRVGTAATGGEALDRVGRERPDLVILDVMLPDLDGFTVCRRLVAADENHPPVLFLTARDSLDSLVTGLGIGGNDYVTKPFRIAEVLARVQALLRTRTRRREEPPPRYADLLLDDTTRQARRGRRALELTPAEFRLLRYLLVNAGQVLSKEQIGEHLWVADHRRYGDNAIEKLVSRLRHKVDETAPALIHTRRGFGYWLGRLASP, from the coding sequence GTGTACGGGAGTGTCAGCGACAAACCAGCGCCCGCCCGTGGCAGCGGGCAGCACATCCTCGTCGTCGACGATGAATCGAGAATCGCCGAACTGCTCTCGACCACCCTCGAGCTGGCCGGTTACCGGGTCGGCACCGCGGCCACCGGCGGAGAGGCGCTCGATCGGGTCGGACGGGAGCGGCCCGACCTGGTGATCCTCGATGTGATGCTGCCCGACCTGGACGGCTTCACGGTGTGCCGCCGCCTGGTCGCGGCCGACGAGAACCATCCGCCGGTGCTCTTCCTCACCGCCCGCGACTCGCTGGACTCGCTGGTCACCGGCCTCGGCATCGGCGGAAACGACTACGTGACCAAGCCGTTCCGGATCGCCGAGGTGCTGGCCCGGGTGCAGGCCCTGCTGCGCACCCGCACCCGGCGCCGCGAGGAGCCCCCGCCGCGCTACGCGGATCTGCTGCTGGACGATACGACCCGTCAGGCGCGGCGCGGTCGGCGGGCGCTGGAGCTGACCCCCGCCGAGTTCCGGCTGCTGCGCTATCTGCTGGTCAACGCGGGGCAGGTGCTGTCCAAGGAGCAGATCGGCGAGCATCTGTGGGTGGCGGACCACCGGCGTTACGGGGACAACGCCATCGAGAAGCTGGTCTCCCGGCTCCGCCACAAGGTCGACGAGACCGCCCCCGCCCTGATCCACACCCGCCGTGGCTTCGGCTACTGGCTCGGCCGGCTCGCCTCCCCATGA